Proteins encoded together in one Chitinophaga lutea window:
- the rsmG gene encoding 16S rRNA (guanine(527)-N(7))-methyltransferase RsmG, translating into MEIVLKYFADFTPRQLDQFRTLAPLYKDWNEKINVISRKDIDALYEKHVLHSLAIAAVADLTPGMQVIDLGTGGGFPGIPLAIFFPEVQFHLVDSIGKKIKVVEAVAEGLNLTNVTTAHSRVEDVKNRKFDLVVSRAVAPLKDLWSWSKPLLRKNPPADRPSGLICLKGGDLAQEISESGCRPRLVNIYKLFPEEFFQEKFVVAVQ; encoded by the coding sequence ATGGAGATCGTTTTAAAATATTTCGCTGACTTTACGCCCCGGCAGCTCGACCAGTTCCGGACCCTGGCGCCGCTTTACAAGGACTGGAATGAAAAGATCAACGTCATATCCCGCAAGGATATTGACGCGTTGTACGAGAAACACGTACTGCATTCCCTGGCCATTGCAGCGGTAGCGGACCTTACACCCGGCATGCAGGTGATCGACCTGGGCACCGGCGGCGGTTTTCCCGGCATTCCCCTGGCGATCTTTTTCCCTGAAGTGCAATTCCATCTGGTAGATTCCATCGGCAAAAAAATCAAGGTGGTGGAAGCGGTGGCGGAAGGCCTTAACCTAACGAACGTGACCACGGCGCATTCCCGCGTGGAAGACGTCAAAAACCGGAAGTTCGACCTCGTGGTGTCCCGCGCGGTGGCGCCTTTGAAAGACCTGTGGAGCTGGAGCAAACCCCTGCTCAGAAAGAATCCGCCGGCAGACCGGCCTTCCGGGCTGATTTGCCTCAAGGGTGGCGACCTGGCCCAGGAGATTTCCGAAAGCGGCTGCAGGCCCCGCCTCGTCAATATCTATAAACTGTTCCCTGAAGAGTTTTTCCAGGAGAAATTTGTGGTAGCGGTGCAATAA